A genomic segment from Malus domestica chromosome 05, GDT2T_hap1 encodes:
- the LOC103434797 gene encoding linoleate 13S-lipoxygenase 3-1, chloroplastic-like, whose translation MAMTVGALAHPNHISKPMDIMWHANCYKQFSSGIFFSSTKRTTFRAMRKKRAAFAEIVRNKFSAAVDVEKTAAAMMLELTALVTVRKSQKKIINVMDMMFHWFDKHTLDRHNQEGVVLQLVSTETESNRMSPKWSDEARLVWTKNLKMGSDQKSVYEVKFMVDPKFGKPGAITVSNGYENEFYLESVNIEGVVDFPCNSWVQPQRVMSVQRIFFCSKAYLPGETPEGLKELREMELRQLRGDGKGLRTPSDRIYDYDTYNDIGNPDKGMEFVRPTLGGNKNPHPRRCRTGRPPTKTDENMESPVNESTTIYVPRDEEFEEAKQEALDVGKLKGILRHIIPTVTAIVRDSKFFKGYSDINGLYSDASLLENKKQKMKLPLPKIFNKVQENLKFDPPKLISRDTSCCLRDDEFGRQAVAGINPLSIERLTVFPPVSKLDPSIYGSQESALGEEHLIGHLEGMSVQQALEENKLFILDYHDMFLPFLNQINTLDDRKAYGTRTILFLTSLGTLKPIAIELSLPPTKLGSASNKQVLTPPVDATAYWLWQIGKAHVCSNDAGAHQLIHHWLRVHACMEPLIIAAHRHLSVMHPIYKLLKPHMRYTLKVNALARQVLINAGGIIESNFTPGKYSMEFSCAAYRDWWRFDHEGLPADLIRRGVAIPDPTQSHGLRLLIEDYPYATDGLLIWSAIERLVQTYVNYYYPDASVVQSDTELHAWYHESINLGHADLSHASWWPKLSTPNDLIAILTTIIWITTAQHAALNFGQYPYGGYVPTRPPHMRRLVPNQHDDPDEYANFIREPQQYFLSSLPSFFEATKYMAVIDIISAHSPDEEYIGERKDLLSTWSADTEIVEAFYRFSMEMKKIEKEIEGRNGDSNLRNRCGAGVSPYELLMPSSEPGVTCRGVPNSITI comes from the exons ATGGCAATGACTGTGGGTGCACTTGCTCATCCCAATCACATTTCAAAACCAATGGATATCATGTGGCATGCTAATTGTTACAAGCAATTTTCCTCGggcattttcttttcttcaacaAAAAGAACTACATTCCGAGCGATGAGGAAGAAGAGGGCGGCATTCGCAGAAATCGTTCGTAACAAGTTCTCCGCTGCAGTTGATGTAGAGAAAACTGCAGCAGCGATGATGTTGGAACTCACTGCGCTGGTGACTGTTCGGAAAAGTCAGAAAAAGATAATAAATGTCATGGACATGATGTTTCATTGGTTTGACAAGCATACTCTTGATCGTCATAATCAAGAGGGTGTTGTTCTACAGCTTGTTAGTACTGAAACTGAATCAA ATCGGATGTCGCCAAAGTGGAGCGATGAAGCTAGATTGGTTTGGACAAAGAACCTAAAGATGGGCTCTGATCAGAAGAGCGTTTACGAAGTCAAATTTATGGTGGATCCAAAATTTGGGAAGCCAGGAGCCATCACGGTGAGCAATGGATATGAAAACGAGTTCTACTTAGAGAGCGTCAACATTGAAGGTGTTGTTGATTTTCCATGCAATTCTTGGGTTCAACCACAGAGGGTGATGTCTGTACAAAGAATCTTCTTCTGTTCTAAG GCATACTTACCTGGCGAGACACCCGAAGGGTTGAAAGAGCTAAGAGAAATGGAGCTAAGGCAGCTAAGAGGTGATGGGAAAGGACTTAGAACGCCGTCCGATAGAATATACGACTACGACACATACAACGACATTGGAAATCCAGATAAGGGAATGGAATTCGTAAGACCGACTCTTGGAGGCAACAAGAATCCACACCCTAGACGTTGTCGAACTGGCCGCCCTCCGACCAAGACAGACGAGAATATGGAGTCACCGGTGAACGAATCCACGACAATTTACGTGCCTAGAGACGAGGAGTTTGAGGAGGCCAAGCAAGAAGCTCTTGATGTTGGAAAGTTGAAGGGTATTCTGAGGCATATAATACCTACAGTAACAGCCATTGTTAGGGACAGTAAATTTTTCAAGGGCTACTCAGACATCAACGGTCTGTATAGCGATGCGTCTTTGCttgaaaacaagaaacaaaagatGAAGCTTCCGTTGCCAAAGATTTTTAACAAAGTCCAAGAGAACCTCAAATTTGACCCTCCAAAATTAATCTCAA GGGATACATCTTGTTGTTTAAGAGACGACGAATTCGGGCGTCAAGCGGTTGCAGGCATAAACCCTCTGAGCATAGAAAGGCTTACAGTTTTCCCACCTGTAAGCAAACTTGATCCATCCATCTATGGTTCACAAGAGTCAGCACTCGGGGAGGAACATTTAATAGGCCATCTTGAGGGAATGTCCGTACAACAG GCATTGGAAGAAAACAAGCTGTTCATATTAGACTATCATGACATGTTTCttccatttctcaaccaaataaaTACTTTGGATGACCGAAAAGCTTATGGAACACGTACAATTTTGTTCTTGACCTCATTGGGAACTTTAAAGCCAATTGCTATTGAGCTCAGTCTGCCTCCAACAAAGTTAGGTTCAGCATCCAATAAGCAGGTTCTCACGCCTCCAGTTGATGCTACAGCATATTGGCTTTGGCAAATAGGAAAAGCCCATGTCTGCTCCAATGATGCCGGTGCTCATCAACTAATTCATCATTG GTTACGCGTTCATGCATGCATGGAACCACTCATAATAGCAGCTCATCGCCATTTGAGTGTAATGCACCCAATCTACAAGCTCCTCAAACCTCACATGCGATACACCTTGAAGGTAAATGCATTGGCTCGTCAGGTGCTCATCAACGCTGGAGGCATCATCGAGTCTAATTTCACTCCTGGCAAATATTCCATGGAGTTTAGTTGTGCCGCTTATCGAGATTGGTGGCGCTTTGACCATGAAGGCCTTCCGGCAGATCTCATTAGAAG AGGAGTGGCAATACCAGACCCAACTCAATCCCATGGGCTAAGATTACTAATTGAAGACTACCCATATGCAACAGATGGACTCCTCATATGGTCAGCAATTGAGAGATTGGTTCAAACCTATGTGAATTACTACTACCCTGATGCAAGTGTGGTTCAATCAGACACAGAACTCCATGCATGGTACCACGAGTCAATCAATTTAGGGCATGCAGATCTTTCCCATGCAAGCTGGTGGCCAAAACTCTCAACCCCAAATGACCTAATCGCAATTCTCACCACCATAATTTGGATCACAACCGCCCAACATGCTGCCCTAAACTTTGGCCAGTATCCATATGGTGGTTATGTCCCAACTCGCCCACCACACATGAGAAGACTAGTGCCAAATCAGCACGATGATCCCGATGAGTACGCCAATTTCATAAGGGAACCACAGCAATATTTTCTGTCATCACTGCCTAGCTTTTTTGAAGCAACAAAGTATATGGCAGTTATCGATATCATTTCGGCTCACTCGCCCGATGAGGAGTATATTGGGGAAAGGAAGGATTTGTTGTCGACGTGGTCAGCTGACACTGAGATTGTTGAAGCATTTTATAGGTTTTCaatggagatgaagaaaattgagaaggagattgaaggaagaaatggtgattCAAATCTGAGGAACAGATGTGGGGCTGGGGTCTCACCATATGAGCTGCTCATGCCAAGCTCGGAGCCTGGGGTTACATGCAGAGGAGTTCCTAATAGTATAACAATCTGA